The Pyxidicoccus xibeiensis genome includes the window AGCCTGGTCTATGAGCTGGGCCGCCCGGGTGAGAGCGGGCACCGCACGCTGATCTTCGATTGCCCGGGCGAGCAGCACGCCACCAGCTTGTGGCTGGCCGAGGGCTGGGCTTTTGACGACACCACCGAACGCGAGACGTTCCAAAACGCCATCGACTATCTGCGTCAGGTAGACAGCTCGCTGGAGGGGCCGCTATCGGTTTTCAGAGCACGCATCGCACGCGGCGACTACCCGCAGGCCGCGCCGGATGCGCTGCCACGCGCGGTGCTGGCCTACACCTCCGGGCTGATCGATGCGTGGCGCGAGGCCTGGCAGCCGCCGGTGGAGGGCGAGGCGCTGGACCTGGTCACCCATGCCGAGGACTACGACCCTAAAATCGAACGTCCGCCGGGCTGGACCGCCGAAGACGAAGCCCGCACGATGCTCGAAGGCGACAGCTTCGATGAGCCGGTTGCGGCTCCGTCCGCAGTTGGCGAAGCCAGCCCCAAAGACCTGTTCCTCCGCCCGCTGCTGCTGGAATCAATGGAGCTGGCCAGCGCACTGCTGGCCGTGGCGCTGCAAGGCGCCGAACGCCGCCGGCTGGGGCAGGAGGACCAAGGGCTCGCGGACTTGTTCGTCAAGGCCGGTTGGCACCGCCTGGTCGGCGTACGCTTGCGGCTCAACCTGGCTCGGGCGCTGACGGCCCAGCGTGCCCTGCTGACCCGCCTGCACGATGCGCTGCTGGCTGCGGGCGAAGTAATCGCCGAGCCGCACCCCACCGAGAAGTGGCGCAGCCTGTACTTCGATATCGAAGGGCCGCTGCCGCAAGACCGCGGCAAGTTCGCGGACCAGGCACGCTTCGAAAAGCTCGGAACACAAGGCGAGGCGCTCCATGCGCTCCTGGGAGAACTGGGGGACACGGCTTTCGAGCGCTTTGGTGCTTTGCTCGCTTGGCGTCGGCATGGGCTGCTGGAAGGCCTGGAGCTCTTCATCCGCCGCACTGACAGACCCGAGGAGGAACGGCTCGACAGTTTGGATGACGTAGGCGTGTTGCGCTACAGCGAGCTGTCCGATGGCGAGCGCATGGTGCTGGGCCGCTGGGCGCTGTTCCACCTGCTGGCCAGGCAGGATGACGCGCTCCTGCTGCTGGATGAGCCCGAGACCCATTTCAACGACGCCTGGAAGCGCGAGATCGTCGGTGTGGTGGACGATGCCATGGGCGCGGATGCCAGCCAGGTGCTGATTGCCACCCACTCAGCCATCGTGCTCTCGGACGTCTTTGACGACGAGGTGGTGCTGATCCGCAAGACCGACGGCCGGTCCACCGCCGCGCAGGTCTCCGACCGCACCTTCGCCACCGACCCCAGTGCACTGATGATGACGGTGTTTGGCGCCGACGACAGCATCGGCGTGCGCGCCCAGCGCCGCATCGAAGCCTTCATTCAAGCCGCATCTGTCAAGACCCACCCCAGCCAGGAAGACGTGCGCCAACTGCATGCGCTCATCCGCCGTATGGGCACGGGCTTCTACCGCACCGAGCTGCAAACCCTGCTGAACCGCTGGCAGCAGGCGCCGGACCTGCGCGCCATCGAGCAAGTGATCCCGGTACTGCAATCCGATCCTCTGAGGGACGAGCTCCGCGCGCTGCTCCTCAAAGCCCGGCAAGCCACCCCTGGTACGGCGGAGGAGGGTGATGCTTAAACCCATTCACCGCGTCAACTGCCTCCCCGCCCTCGCGGCCTGCCAGCGCCTGATGCAGCGTTTTGTGCTGTGGCTGTGCGATGCGAACGTGCATGGGACGGATGTGACCGAGGCCAATCTGCGGGCTCAAATGCCCAGCACCATCGAAGGCGAGTGGCTATGTGTGCTGGTTGCTGTCGACCAGCGATCGACGACGAAGACAAAGAAGCTGCTGGAGGACGCCAAGGCCATTGCCGATCTGCCCGCACAGGAAAAGCAGGGGCTGAAGCAATGGGTGCAGGCGGTGGCCAACCTCTCCCAACACTTCACTGCGGCGCCGCCCGCCGCCTTACCCATCGATGCGCCCAACGGCTGGAAAAAGCAGGGTAGGCAGTGGACGAGCTTCAAGGCGCTGATGGTGGCGTTCTACGAGGAGGGCCTGCGCGACGGCCTGCCTTACCAGAGCAACGGCACACCGACGGCTGACACCACGCTGCGCGTGACTTACAAACAATTCGAGCGCGAGTTCCGCCAGGCCCACCGCCTCGACCCACACCCGGACGCGCGCGAGGTCTGTGTGCTGTGCGGCGGCGAGTTGAAGCTGCCCGCCGTCGATCACTGGGTGGGCAAGGCCGCGTTCCCGCTGCTGGCCGTCTGCGCCGACAACCTGCTGCCCATCTGCGGCGAATGTAACGAAGCACCCCAAAAAGGTCAGAGGCCCGTCCACGCAGACGGCAACTTCACGGACTGGTTCCACCCCTACCACCGGCATTCCAGCGGCGCTCTGCGCTTGCGCTACGACGAGGTCGCCTTCGCCATCCGCGTCGATAGCAATGACCCAGCGCACATGCTGAAGGTGAGCAATCTGGACACGCTGCTCAACCTGGGCGAGCGCTGGACCCGGGAATTCAAGGCTGAATACCGCCGCGTGCAGCGCGAAGTCGAAAAGCTCCGGAAGAAACAGCCTGGCCTCACCCTCGACGAGGTGAGACTCCGACTCACTGACTATCGTGACCGCCTTTCGGATGCCGAGCCGAATGTCGATGTCCACCGCATCGTGGCAGAGACCGTGCTGACCCCGGCGCGGTTGAGTGCTTTGTAGCAAAGGCGCCGAATAGGCCCTCGAGGTGCCGAGCCAGTGCGCCTAATACTACCCGGTCACATGAGCGACGGCCCATGTGGAGGCGCGCGAGCGTTGATGGGGCGCAGGCACAAGGGGCAGTGGCCGATGCGGCGCAGCAACAGGAGTTGGAGCTGCCGCCGCACCTGGGGCAGTGTCCACCGTGTCTTCCTCCGGGGGGAAAGCGCCCGGCGCAGGGCGAGGAAGCCATGGGCCACCATGCAAAGCGTGGCGTGATGATGGAACCCTCGCCAGGTGCGTCCCTCGAAATGGTCGAGGCCGACCTCGCCCTTCATCTCCTGGTAGTCGCGCTCCACTCTCCAGCGCAGTCTGGCCAGCCGCACCAACTCCTTGAGCGGAGTGTTCTCCGGCAGAGAGGACAGGTAGTACTTCGTCGGGTGGGCCTCCCCACGAGGCCACTCCATCAGCAGCCATACCTCCTCGCCTGGCGCTGCGCGCTCCAGCTGACGGTAACCGACCGGCGGCTGGCGTGCTGCGGGCACACCGGGGCCCGTGCGCATGTAGTAGGCGCGTAAGCATCCGGTCGTGCCCAGGTCGTCGCCATGAGCCATGGCGTGCACAGTGCGCGGCACGATGACGACCAGCACAGCAACGACGACGAGGGCGGAGCCGGCGTGGTTGGTAGCCGCACGGCAACCGAGGTGGACCCCGGAGGTGGTGCGCGCGTGGAAGGCAGAAGGAGGGGCGCAGTCGGCGTTCATGCGCCGACATGGACTGCCGCGCGAGCGGCTGCGCTTCTGGACGCGGCGGCGCGACGGGAGTCCGGAGACGAAGCCCGCGTTGGGCTTCGTGCCGGTGGAGGTGGCACCGGCCCCCTCGCGCGAGGAGACGGTGGTGGTGGAGGTGGGCGGGGTGCGAGTGAGGGTGGAGGTGGGCGCCAGCCAGGAGTTGGTGGAGC containing:
- a CDS encoding AAA family ATPase, whose product is MRLRYLHLAHYPPLADLAVDFSLRAPWGAFEPRGGAANCSIHFVIGLNGSGKSHLLRAVSSTFLALADERLPPFPVSLVYELGRPGESGHRTLIFDCPGEQHATSLWLAEGWAFDDTTERETFQNAIDYLRQVDSSLEGPLSVFRARIARGDYPQAAPDALPRAVLAYTSGLIDAWREAWQPPVEGEALDLVTHAEDYDPKIERPPGWTAEDEARTMLEGDSFDEPVAAPSAVGEASPKDLFLRPLLLESMELASALLAVALQGAERRRLGQEDQGLADLFVKAGWHRLVGVRLRLNLARALTAQRALLTRLHDALLAAGEVIAEPHPTEKWRSLYFDIEGPLPQDRGKFADQARFEKLGTQGEALHALLGELGDTAFERFGALLAWRRHGLLEGLELFIRRTDRPEEERLDSLDDVGVLRYSELSDGERMVLGRWALFHLLARQDDALLLLDEPETHFNDAWKREIVGVVDDAMGADASQVLIATHSAIVLSDVFDDEVVLIRKTDGRSTAAQVSDRTFATDPSALMMTVFGADDSIGVRAQRRIEAFIQAASVKTHPSQEDVRQLHALIRRMGTGFYRTELQTLLNRWQQAPDLRAIEQVIPVLQSDPLRDELRALLLKARQATPGTAEEGDA
- a CDS encoding transposase, which gives rise to MRRHGLPRERLRFWTRRRDGSPETKPALGFVPVEVAPAPSREETVVVEVGGVRVRVEVGASQELVERVLRAVKGVQGC